From one Eisenibacter elegans DSM 3317 genomic stretch:
- a CDS encoding NAD-dependent epimerase/dehydratase family protein → MHTIPKTILITGGAGFVGSSLAINLKQKYPHYEVIAFDNLKRRGSELNLPRLAEAGIQFVHGDIRQKADFDSLPAQVNTIIEASAEPSVLAGLDGTPDYLVDTNLNGTINCLYFAKKTGADFIFLSTSRVYPIENIEKSLFEEAETRFVLQDQQSLPGISAKGIAEDFPLGGYRSLYGATKLASELMIQEFQQFYGLRTVINRCGVLTGPWQMGKVDQGVVVLWMARHFWQGKLGYFGYGGQGKQVRDMLHTDDLFGLIDWQMHHLDQINGEVFNVGGGVETSASLQELTRICEEITGNRIEIQQVPENRVADIRIYLTDNSKVSAATGWTPQKRVPEIMQEIYAWMKTHQDALKKILS, encoded by the coding sequence ATGCATACTATACCTAAAACCATACTCATTACAGGAGGCGCTGGATTTGTGGGGTCTTCATTGGCTATCAACCTCAAGCAAAAATATCCTCATTATGAGGTAATTGCGTTTGACAACCTCAAACGCCGTGGCTCTGAACTCAACCTTCCCCGTTTGGCAGAGGCAGGCATTCAGTTTGTACACGGTGATATCCGTCAAAAAGCTGATTTTGACAGTCTTCCCGCTCAGGTAAATACCATCATCGAGGCTTCGGCAGAACCATCTGTATTGGCAGGGCTTGATGGTACGCCTGACTACTTGGTAGATACCAACCTCAATGGGACGATTAACTGCCTGTATTTTGCCAAAAAAACAGGGGCAGATTTTATCTTCCTCTCTACCAGTCGTGTGTATCCGATAGAAAATATCGAGAAGAGTCTGTTTGAAGAGGCCGAAACTCGTTTTGTATTGCAAGATCAACAAAGCTTGCCGGGTATCTCGGCCAAAGGCATTGCCGAGGATTTCCCTCTGGGTGGGTATCGTTCACTATACGGGGCTACTAAGTTGGCTTCGGAGTTGATGATTCAGGAGTTTCAACAATTTTACGGTCTCCGTACTGTCATCAACCGCTGTGGTGTCTTGACAGGGCCTTGGCAAATGGGTAAGGTGGATCAAGGCGTGGTGGTATTGTGGATGGCTAGGCACTTTTGGCAAGGAAAATTGGGCTATTTTGGCTATGGAGGTCAAGGCAAGCAGGTGCGTGATATGTTACATACTGACGATTTGTTTGGCCTGATTGACTGGCAGATGCATCATCTTGACCAAATCAATGGAGAAGTGTTCAATGTAGGGGGCGGGGTAGAAACCAGCGCCTCTTTGCAAGAACTGACCCGTATCTGTGAAGAAATCACGGGAAATCGCATCGAAATTCAACAAGTGCCTGAGAATCGTGTGGCCGATATCCGCATCTACCTTACCGACAATAGCAAGGTAAGCGCAGCCACTGGATGGACACCCCAAAAGCGTGTGCCTGAGATTATGCAGGAAATCTATGCGTGGATGAAAACACACCAAGATGCGCTGAAAAAAATATTGTCATAA
- a CDS encoding NAD-dependent epimerase/dehydratase family protein: protein MKIALITGAAGLIGSESVAFFAEKFDLVVGVDNNLREYFFGKDGSVEWNKNRLEEQFSNYKHYSVDIRDVAGLETIFKEYGTDLKLIVHTAAQPSHDWAAKEPFTDFSVNATGTLNMLEMTRLHCPEAVFIFTSTNKVYGDTPNFLPLVELETRWEIAEDHAYYAHGIDEQMSIDHSKHSLFGASKVAADVLVQEYGRYFGLKTGVFRGGCLTGPNHSGAQLHGFLAYLMKCAITGNHYTVFGYKGKQVRDNIHSWDLVNMFWHFYQNPKEGEVYNAGGGRFANCSMQEAIVLCEEITGNKMSYSYSETNRIGDHIWYVSDLRKFKTHYPEWDWKYDLKDTLTQMFHNMKARV from the coding sequence ATGAAAATCGCCTTAATCACTGGAGCTGCCGGGCTTATCGGTAGCGAGTCTGTTGCCTTCTTTGCGGAGAAATTTGACTTGGTCGTAGGGGTTGATAACAACCTCCGAGAATACTTTTTTGGTAAAGATGGTTCTGTAGAATGGAACAAAAACCGCCTAGAAGAGCAGTTTAGTAACTATAAACACTACAGTGTAGACATCCGCGATGTAGCCGGTTTGGAAACCATCTTTAAAGAATATGGTACAGACCTCAAGCTCATTGTACATACTGCCGCCCAACCCAGCCACGACTGGGCTGCCAAAGAGCCATTTACTGACTTTTCAGTAAATGCCACAGGCACACTCAATATGCTGGAAATGACACGCCTGCATTGCCCTGAGGCGGTATTCATTTTCACTTCTACCAACAAAGTATATGGTGATACGCCCAATTTTCTGCCCCTAGTGGAGCTAGAGACTCGTTGGGAAATTGCCGAAGACCACGCCTATTACGCTCACGGTATTGATGAGCAAATGAGTATAGATCATAGCAAACACTCGCTTTTTGGCGCTTCTAAAGTAGCGGCAGATGTGCTGGTACAAGAATATGGGCGTTATTTTGGCCTGAAGACAGGCGTGTTTAGAGGCGGCTGCCTTACAGGACCCAATCACTCAGGGGCACAGCTGCACGGCTTCTTGGCCTACCTGATGAAGTGCGCCATCACAGGCAACCACTACACCGTATTTGGCTACAAAGGCAAGCAAGTGCGCGACAATATCCATAGCTGGGACTTGGTCAATATGTTTTGGCACTTCTACCAAAACCCTAAAGAAGGAGAGGTGTACAATGCCGGAGGCGGACGATTTGCCAACTGCTCTATGCAAGAAGCCATTGTACTTTGTGAAGAAATCACAGGCAACAAAATGAGCTATAGCTACTCAGAAACCAACCGCATTGGCGACCATATTTGGTATGTGAGTGATTTGCGCAAGTTTAAAACCCATTACCCTGAATGGGATTGGAAATATGACCTCAAAGATACGCTTACTCAGATGTTTCATAATATGAAAGCTAGGGTGTAA
- a CDS encoding glycosyltransferase family 2 protein, with protein sequence MKLSIVIPAYNEEGSIAETIQTLYDTLSHEGIPHEIVVTNDNSKDNTALILEELKQQIPTLVYYTNKGPNGFGYAVRYGLERFTGDCVAVMMADLSDDPEDLVKFYRTMVEGDYDCVFGSRFIKGGKTVDYPKLKKIINRLANFIVRVAVGMRYNDTTNAFKLYKRETMEGLKPFLSPHFNLTLELPLKAIVRGYSYTVLPNSWTNRKSGESKLKIREMGSRYFFILMYCLIEKFFSRGDYKKERTTVKAHTPQ encoded by the coding sequence ATGAAACTCTCTATTGTCATCCCGGCCTATAACGAAGAAGGTTCTATCGCAGAGACTATCCAAACGTTATATGATACATTATCGCACGAGGGAATTCCTCACGAGATAGTCGTTACGAACGATAACTCTAAAGACAATACTGCCTTGATTTTGGAGGAGCTTAAACAACAAATCCCCACCTTGGTATACTACACCAACAAAGGCCCCAATGGCTTTGGGTATGCTGTACGTTATGGTTTAGAGCGTTTTACGGGAGACTGTGTGGCGGTGATGATGGCCGATTTGTCGGACGACCCCGAAGACTTAGTAAAATTTTACCGGACAATGGTGGAGGGTGATTATGACTGTGTTTTCGGCAGCCGCTTTATCAAAGGAGGCAAGACTGTAGACTATCCAAAGCTCAAAAAAATCATCAATCGCTTGGCTAACTTTATTGTCCGAGTAGCGGTAGGGATGCGCTACAATGATACCACCAACGCCTTTAAGTTATATAAACGCGAGACAATGGAAGGACTAAAGCCGTTTTTGTCCCCTCATTTTAACCTCACGCTAGAGCTTCCCCTAAAAGCGATTGTACGTGGATATAGCTACACAGTGTTGCCCAACAGTTGGACGAACCGTAAGTCGGGCGAATCGAAGCTAAAAATACGTGAAATGGGCAGTCGTTATTTCTTCATCCTGATGTACTGCCTGATTGAAAAATTCTTTTCCCGTGGGGATTATAAAAAAGAGCGTACTACTGTAAAAGCACATACGCCACAATAA
- a CDS encoding oligosaccharide flippase family protein, whose amino-acid sequence MSTDAPQGIQRVLQNFMALGLMQVANFLLPLLVIPYLTRVIGIELYGTVNWLHALMIYLAIFTDYGFQITATREVAVHRSNLAMISKIFYKILFTRIILCLTAGILLWVGVQTIPALQTERWAAYLGFSFVIGQALSPVWFFQGMERMFYITILTVIAKLLFTVLVFVLVQSPHDYVYVLFYQGLGWVVAGGLGTILAIRLFRLQWVRPSVQEVWEELYSGWGVFSTNLSVASYTTANLLLLGLWETDKQVVGYYSVAEKVVTALRQILVTFSQATYPRVCQLAQQSHSTLRVFYRRLHLPFVGLIAGGTILLWFLAPQVLWIVSGETSESMVMYLRLLIWIPLVVATNIPFYQTLLAYNLSKGYVRVVNAGFVLNLCLNALLLTYFSALGSSLSFLLTEIFISIALVIALERHNSSKSIVFVSHEFIRK is encoded by the coding sequence ATGAGCACTGACGCTCCTCAAGGCATCCAGCGTGTACTCCAAAATTTTATGGCTTTAGGGCTAATGCAAGTGGCCAACTTCTTGTTGCCTTTGCTTGTAATTCCCTACCTCACCCGTGTGATTGGGATAGAGCTGTATGGGACCGTCAATTGGCTACATGCATTGATGATATACTTGGCCATTTTTACAGATTATGGCTTCCAAATCACTGCTACTAGAGAGGTGGCTGTACACCGCTCGAATCTAGCAATGATATCCAAGATTTTCTACAAAATATTGTTTACCCGCATCATCCTTTGTTTGACTGCAGGGATATTGTTGTGGGTTGGTGTTCAGACGATTCCTGCATTACAAACAGAGCGCTGGGCTGCCTATTTGGGCTTTAGCTTTGTAATAGGACAAGCATTGTCTCCCGTGTGGTTTTTTCAAGGAATGGAACGAATGTTTTATATTACTATTCTGACAGTGATTGCCAAGCTGTTGTTTACAGTATTAGTTTTTGTTTTGGTACAATCTCCACATGACTATGTGTATGTGCTTTTTTACCAAGGGCTAGGATGGGTTGTAGCGGGAGGGCTTGGTACGATACTGGCCATTAGGCTCTTTAGGCTACAGTGGGTTCGCCCTTCTGTGCAGGAGGTTTGGGAAGAGTTGTACTCAGGTTGGGGAGTATTTTCTACCAACTTGTCTGTAGCCTCTTATACCACTGCTAATTTGTTGTTATTAGGGCTTTGGGAAACAGACAAGCAGGTAGTAGGGTATTACAGTGTCGCCGAAAAAGTGGTGACAGCCTTACGACAAATCTTGGTTACATTTTCTCAGGCTACCTATCCTCGGGTGTGTCAGTTAGCCCAACAAAGCCATAGTACGCTAAGGGTGTTTTATCGTCGCTTACATTTGCCTTTTGTAGGACTGATTGCCGGCGGTACAATCCTACTTTGGTTTTTGGCCCCTCAAGTATTATGGATAGTTAGTGGCGAAACGTCGGAATCGATGGTGATGTATCTGCGCCTTCTAATTTGGATTCCGCTAGTGGTGGCTACCAACATCCCTTTTTATCAAACACTGTTGGCTTATAACCTTTCTAAGGGTTATGTTAGAGTAGTCAATGCCGGATTTGTGCTGAACTTGTGTTTAAATGCACTATTGCTTACATACTTCTCCGCCCTTGGTAGCAGTTTATCTTTTCTCTTAACAGAAATCTTTATAAGCATCGCTTTGGTGATTGCTTTGGAGCGACATAACTCATCAAAATCAATTGTATTTGTATCACATGAATTCATACGAAAATAA
- a CDS encoding class I SAM-dependent methyltransferase, translated as MNSYENKDLSYFSNARRDLISLVPQNPENKILELGAGSGSTLVELKKMGLAQEVVGIELLQMPNTDQSNPIIDALIFGNIEEFTPNLPLGYFDVILAGDVFEHLITPHQVVAKLEPFLKPGGLLISSIPNIREISALYRIAIKGEFTYEDSGIFDQTHMRFFCRKNIIELMTSVPSLKLVKIHSNLDLQPEARRRRLFNKLSGRVFEQFLSMQYLTIVQKHQ; from the coding sequence ATGAATTCATACGAAAATAAAGACCTCTCGTACTTTTCTAATGCGAGACGTGATTTGATATCTTTGGTTCCTCAAAACCCTGAAAATAAAATTTTGGAGTTAGGAGCCGGTAGTGGGAGTACTTTAGTAGAACTCAAAAAAATGGGACTTGCCCAAGAGGTTGTTGGGATAGAACTCCTTCAGATGCCTAATACTGATCAGTCAAATCCTATTATTGATGCACTCATTTTTGGCAATATAGAAGAGTTTACCCCTAACTTACCACTAGGGTATTTTGATGTAATATTGGCTGGTGATGTATTTGAGCATCTTATCACTCCTCATCAAGTAGTAGCTAAGCTTGAGCCTTTTTTAAAGCCCGGAGGATTGCTGATTAGTAGTATCCCTAATATCCGAGAGATTAGCGCGTTATACCGCATCGCTATTAAAGGAGAATTTACATATGAGGATTCGGGTATATTTGATCAAACACATATGCGTTTTTTCTGTAGAAAAAATATTATAGAACTGATGACCAGTGTGCCTAGTCTAAAACTTGTCAAAATACACAGTAACTTGGACTTACAACCGGAAGCGCGCCGACGGAGGTTGTTCAACAAACTTAGTGGAAGGGTATTTGAACAGTTTTTGAGCATGCAGTACTTAACTATTGTTCAAAAACATCAATAA
- a CDS encoding glycosyltransferase family 2 protein, whose translation MKLAAIVVLYHPSAEVWHNIKSYASAVEALILIDNSPQALEDAEGRWESFVSQVHYRHFSENLGVASALNEGVQIALDVGCTHVLTMDQDSAFASGDIGVLCQIWNQLAQTTRIGILSPNHTPNASLPDTSPRSTLLVMTSGNILSLEAYQACGRFEDKLFIDHVDHEYCLRLQQNGWQVWVAPSVVLAHGLGVQKSIRLLGLTCGSFISHTPLRGYYMWRNGRWVSNKYRQKFPQFRRVVRKILFKEFIKTLLWENQRWERLRLFWQANQDYRQNRMGSWQPKKTKG comes from the coding sequence TTGAAACTTGCAGCCATTGTGGTCTTGTATCATCCATCCGCAGAGGTATGGCATAATATCAAAAGTTATGCTTCGGCAGTAGAGGCGCTGATATTAATAGACAATAGCCCTCAGGCACTGGAAGATGCTGAAGGGCGTTGGGAATCGTTTGTATCTCAGGTTCATTACCGACATTTTTCTGAAAACCTTGGCGTAGCCTCCGCGCTCAATGAAGGGGTGCAGATTGCGTTAGATGTGGGCTGTACACACGTGTTAACCATGGATCAAGATAGCGCGTTTGCCTCTGGCGATATTGGCGTGCTGTGCCAGATATGGAATCAGTTGGCACAAACTACACGAATAGGCATTTTGTCTCCTAATCATACCCCTAACGCATCACTACCTGACACTAGTCCTAGGTCTACACTCCTTGTCATGACCTCCGGCAATATACTTTCTTTAGAAGCCTATCAGGCTTGCGGACGATTTGAGGATAAACTTTTTATTGACCACGTAGACCATGAATACTGTTTAAGGCTTCAACAAAATGGCTGGCAGGTATGGGTAGCCCCATCTGTCGTATTAGCACATGGGCTGGGAGTTCAAAAATCCATTCGGTTGCTAGGGCTTACTTGTGGGAGCTTTATTTCTCATACCCCGCTACGAGGGTACTACATGTGGCGCAATGGACGTTGGGTTTCTAATAAGTATCGCCAAAAGTTTCCACAATTCCGTCGAGTAGTTCGCAAGATTTTGTTTAAGGAATTTATCAAGACCCTCCTTTGGGAAAATCAACGTTGGGAGCGCCTTCGGCTATTTTGGCAAGCCAACCAAGACTATCGCCAGAACCGGATGGGGTCTTGGCAACCCAAAAAGACCAAAGGATGA
- a CDS encoding glycosyltransferase family 2 protein, giving the protein MPEQVPVTDRPPVSVCMATYNGAKHIRQQLASILIQLQPQDEIIISDDSSTDDTLSIIADFKDERIRVFPNNTFRNPIYNFEFALKQAQHEYLFLCDQDDYWYPHKLDTVTKLLSEHLLVVHDCEVVDISGKVLHSSFFDYIHLGQGGFFKNLLKNRYVGCCMAFRRDLLEQSLPFPKSIPMHDWWIGLIAAAKGRVYHCPDKLIRYIRHSETASNTGAKSQRSMQQKVVIRYFLLKNIIIRVLLSR; this is encoded by the coding sequence ATGCCTGAACAAGTTCCCGTTACTGATAGACCGCCCGTATCTGTTTGTATGGCCACATACAATGGTGCCAAACACATCCGGCAGCAGCTAGCATCAATACTCATCCAACTCCAACCCCAGGATGAAATTATTATTTCTGATGATTCTTCTACCGACGATACACTCAGCATTATTGCAGACTTTAAAGATGAGCGTATTCGTGTTTTCCCAAACAATACGTTCAGAAACCCGATATATAATTTTGAGTTTGCTCTAAAACAGGCACAACACGAATATCTTTTTCTCTGTGATCAGGATGACTATTGGTACCCTCATAAGTTAGATACTGTAACAAAACTCTTATCAGAACATCTTCTGGTTGTACATGATTGTGAGGTGGTAGATATTTCAGGAAAAGTCTTGCACAGTTCCTTCTTTGATTATATACATCTTGGGCAGGGAGGTTTTTTTAAAAACCTTCTAAAAAATCGATATGTAGGTTGTTGTATGGCTTTCCGTCGGGATCTACTAGAGCAATCGCTTCCTTTCCCTAAGTCTATTCCGATGCATGATTGGTGGATTGGACTCATTGCCGCAGCAAAAGGAAGGGTGTATCATTGTCCAGACAAATTGATTCGATACATTCGGCACTCCGAGACAGCCTCAAACACAGGAGCTAAAAGTCAGAGAAGTATGCAACAAAAAGTGGTTATACGTTATTTCTTACTTAAAAACATCATCATCAGAGTACTATTGAGCAGATAA
- a CDS encoding glycosyltransferase family 2 protein produces the protein MQATPKVSVVIPTYNAMAHLPELYTALKAQTLDYELFVIDSASTDGTQAFLTKNQINHHVIAAGTFNHGGTRNEALNHTTGDLIIYLTQDALPANSEAFMYLTQALLQNDNVGIAYGRQLPYPDADPFGAFTRIFNYPQTSQLKTLQDADRLGVKACFLSNSFAAYKRELLLKLGGFPTNVIISEDAYVGAKALINGYSIAYVAEAEVYHSHNYSINQEFKRYFDIGAFYQHERELMKPFSKAGGEGLRFVIKQCRYLIETKKYHYLPEWFVRNIAKFIAFKLGAWEAYLPIGWKKKLSMHAFFWK, from the coding sequence ATGCAAGCAACTCCTAAAGTATCAGTGGTTATACCTACCTACAACGCAATGGCGCACCTACCTGAGCTGTATACTGCTCTCAAGGCGCAAACTTTGGACTATGAGCTTTTTGTGATAGATTCTGCTTCTACAGATGGGACACAAGCGTTTTTAACGAAGAATCAAATAAACCACCATGTCATTGCCGCAGGAACATTCAATCACGGGGGGACACGTAATGAGGCGCTCAACCATACAACTGGTGATTTGATAATATACCTCACACAAGATGCGCTACCAGCTAATTCAGAGGCATTTATGTATTTAACGCAGGCTTTATTACAAAATGATAATGTAGGTATTGCCTATGGTCGCCAGCTTCCCTACCCTGATGCTGATCCGTTTGGCGCTTTTACCCGAATTTTTAATTATCCGCAAACATCCCAACTCAAAACGCTACAAGATGCGGACCGATTAGGTGTAAAAGCATGCTTCTTGTCCAACTCTTTTGCCGCCTATAAACGTGAACTGCTCCTGAAGTTAGGTGGTTTCCCCACCAATGTCATCATCAGTGAGGATGCCTATGTAGGAGCCAAAGCCCTTATTAATGGTTATAGCATTGCCTATGTAGCTGAGGCAGAAGTTTATCATTCTCATAATTATAGTATCAACCAAGAGTTCAAGCGATACTTTGATATTGGTGCTTTTTATCAACACGAGCGCGAACTGATGAAGCCCTTCAGTAAGGCTGGTGGCGAAGGCTTACGATTTGTAATCAAGCAATGCCGCTATTTGATTGAAACCAAAAAATACCACTATCTACCCGAATGGTTTGTACGAAACATTGCCAAATTCATCGCTTTTAAGCTAGGTGCTTGGGAGGCATATCTGCCTATTGGGTGGAAAAAGAAACTGAGTATGCATGCCTTTTTCTGGAAATAA